ATTCTGCTGGTATTCGTTCTGTAAGGTTTAGAGCATATACCAGCTTTCACCTTTTCTATTCGCATTCCGCTTCGTCTAAAAAATCATTAATCATTTCCATTGTAAATCCTTTTCGGTAAAGCCCTTCCTTGACTTTATTTTGGAGATGAAATCCCGTTAATTTTGCTTTATGTTTACTTATGAGCTTTTCACCATGTTTTTTAATTGCCTCCCATTCTGCACCATCATCCTTTTCATCACCAAGATCGGCAATTGCTTCCTTAATAACATCCTGTTCAAAACCTTTCTGCATCAATGTACCCTGAAGCTGCTGCAGTTGTTTCTTAAAGGATTCCCTTCCCTGTTTATTCAATTTTTTGTTAATCCATTTATTCGTTTTCTCTAACTGAACATCAAAGGTGTAAAGCTCTATTGCCTTTGCTGCAATTTGTTGGGAAACGCCTTTTTCCATTAACTCCTTTTTCACTAGCATTGGACCTTTAATCGAAGTCTGTATTCTAGTTCGTACAAACGCATCTGCGAACATAGCGTCATCAAGCAATCCCTCAGACGTTAATCGATCCATAATTTGTTTTATAGGTTCCTCGTCAACTTCTTTTTTTATTAAATAATCATGAATTTCTTTTTTTGTTCGCATTCGGTAGCTTAAAAAGTTAATGGTTAGGGTATAGGATTTATGTACATCATCTTTTTGGATAAGTGTTTCAATCATTGAATCAGTAAGTTCAAGATTTTTACGGAGTTTATATTCAATTAAAACAGCTTCATCTACACTAAAGCCGTATTTTTCACCATGGCCATCATCCAAAAAGATATTAAATCGATTCTTACGTTTTTGTTGTGTGGTGATACGGGTAATTTTTTTCAATGTTACTCTCCCCTTTTTTTAATAATAACACGAAATTTTTACCAATCACCACAGTAAGAATCCAAAACTTGCATATAATAAGAAAAGCGGAGGCGACTGGTCAGCGACGTACAAATAGATAGAACTGTGAAAGTGCGTCGAACTTTACGCACATTCATCAGGGCTATCTATTTGCTAGTCGCTAGAAGCCGCAGCTAGACAATGAAAAGCGGAGGCGACTGCTAAGTGGCGTACAAATAGATAGGACTGTGAAAGTGCGTCGAACTTTACACACATTCATCAGGACTACCTATTTGCTAGCCGCTAGGAGCCGCAGCTGGACAATGAAAAGCGAAGTGGGCTAAACCTAACAAATAATGAATTCTGATTGGAGTGTTCATCGTGAATATATTAATTACAGGTGGTACTGGATTTGTCGGATCACATTTAACCGAAGCACTAACGAAGGAAAATCACCATGTCTATATACTGACGCGCTACCCGGATAACTATGAAAACACGAAGCAAATTACGTATATCGCGTATGATTATTATGTACGTGATCTACCCGCAATTCATACGGTTATCAATCTTGCTGGAGATACGTTATTTGGGTATTGGACTACCGAAAAGAAAACAAACATCATGAAGAGTCGCACAGAAGTTACCCAACATGTTATCGAGATGATGCAGCAAATGGAGAAAAAGCCTGAAGTGTTTATAAGTGCATCTGCAATTGGATTTTATGGTACTAGTGAGGATCTTATCTTCACAGAAAACACAACTGAGCATGGTGAGGACTTTCTTTCAAGTGTTGCAGTTGCCTGGGAAACGACAGCAATGCAGGCTGCAGATGAAATGCACATACGTACTGTTTGTACCAGATTCGGGATTATCTTAGGAGAAAAAGGCGCACTTTCTTATATGACAGTACCAATAAAAATGTTTGCTGGAGGTAAAATTGGTAAGGGTGAACAATGGATGTCATGGGTTCATATTGAGGATGTTGTCAATTCCATTACTTTTTGCATGCAGAATGAACATATAGAAGGTCCAGTTAATGTTACTGCCCCTAATCCGAAACGCAATAAAGAATTTACAAAAATACTTACAAAGGTATTAAATCGACCAAATTGGTTTACTACCCCTGCCCCACTTGTACGAACAGCTATGGGCGAAATGAGTGAATTGATGACAAAAGGGCAGTACGTGTTACCGGGCAAATTAAATGAACATAAATATCAGTTTTCCTACCCTTATTTGCAAAATGCTTTACAAGAAATAAACCTTCATAAAAAGCCTAAAAAAATGTCACAAAGTCAGTAAAAAAACGATTCACATTTCCACTATATCTGTGTAAAATAATAGTAATAAGAATATATGTACAGGGAAGGCAAATGGTGCGCCACCAGTAATTACTGGTCCTAGTGGGTTCGATTCCCACCCCGAATTTTTGTTGATCGCAACTAAAAATTCAGGGGGTGGGGCACACCAGATTTCTTCTAGATACCCACCTTAAATGAGGAGGGTATTTTTCATGTTAAAAAAACGTGATTTATTTGAGGCGCCTGCATTATTTGATTTATTAAAACATAAAGAGGTTTATCCATACGTGCGGCATAAAGCAGAGACAAGTGATGAGTTTTATTTCATTACGAAACAAACAGTAGAAGCCGAAGAAAAAGGGGAATTAATTTCAAGAACAATACTTGATGAATTCCAGCATCCAATTGGCACAATCAATTTATATGACATTCAGGATCAGCACGGATTTCTGGCAACCTGGATTGGTCAGCCATATTTCGGTAAGGGTTACAATAAACGGGCAAAGGAATTATTTTTTGAAGAACTATTTTTTCAGCATGATATTAAAGGTATTTTTATGAAGATAAGAAAAACAAATATACGTTCATTAAAAGCAATTCTTAAGATACCTTACGTTTCACTTGGAAATACTGTATACCCGGAGGTTTACCAAGCTATAAATCAGGAAAACGATGTATATGAATTATTTGTAATTTCCAAGGAACATTATCTGTCCTATCATCAGTTTCTTACTCCCTCCGAAACTGAGGGCGGCGAGGAAGTTTCCTAGTTAATGAATATTTCAACTGTCATTATGCCAAACTAAATGTAGAAAAGAGGGATTTCTACATGAAAGGCAAAACAAAAGGCGAAAGCAGTACACTCGGTAATTTGAATAAAACACAGGAAGTTTTATACCAAAAGGAATTTAATCGTGCGAATAAGGTTTATCAGCAACTAAGTCAAAAAAGCAATCGATCTTAAGAGGATCGGTTGCCTTTTTTGTTATCCACAAACCCCCTCACAAATGTGGATAACGCCTATAGTATGCGTTGGATCAACACCGTTTATCTACAGCTTAATGTGAATAACTTGAAGAAATAATGTGGATACCGTGGATAACCTTTATTTATACTGTTAATATGTCTTTGTATATGTGTATAAATTTGTGGATATTTCACCTAAGTGTTTTTTAACCCTAAAAACTTGCTAAAGTCTCGACCTATCATCTACTCGATTGTAATTTTACGGACCATCCCCCATGAGAGTATATAAATTAAGAAACCAATCCCCGCAACTTCAAAAAATAGCATGATATCAAACGATTCAATAATGCTGTTTGCGAAATCGATTAAAAAGCCTTCCGAAAATCCATATAAAAGCATTACCAGGGCTACACCAAGAATTCCCCCGCCACCAGGTAATCCATATTTATAGAATAATAATCCTAGCATATAATCAAGTGTCATAATAAAAAATATAACTGAGGCTTCCACAGTAATACTGGTTAACCATGTATTATCTAAAAAGCCGCCAAGTGACATGAATTCCATGGCATCAATAGAAATTTGCTGGCAAACAAACTCATAAATACTTTGAATTATATTGATTAATATTGCCTGAAAAATAGATAATCCCACCAAAAATACTGCAAGTCCAATAAATAAGTTTTTCCGGGTGGCACCCATTTTTATCGCAAAAGGGATGCTTTGCTTTACAGTTAAAAATCCAAAAATCGAACTGTAAATATAGACAGCAAATGGGATACTCATAATCATTTTGTCATTTTCACCCGTCATAAGAAATAGTGCTATTAATACACCAAGCGTTACAAAGCCAATCAATATCGTCCAGAATATTAATAATGATCTTTTAGCATCCGCAACACAAAAGTATAATAACCCCTTAATTTGTCTGTTCATCTGCTATGCCCCCTTATTTTCCGTTAAATGGATCATTAATTCTTGGACGGGAATTCCTTCAGCTTTTAACCCCTCAGCAACTGCTTCTTCCTTACGGCAATATACGAAGGCGGTCATCATGCCAGCAAGTTCTTTTTTATTTAGAACCTTTTTGTCCTTGCTAAACGCTTCAACCTGTTGGATTGATCCCGTAACGGCACATGTACTATGGCGCAATACATCCGCCTCCTCGCGTAAAATCAACCGTCCGTCTTGAATGATTAAAATTTCTTCAAACAATAGACTTACTTCATCAATCAAATGGGTAGAGAAAATAATGATTCGTTTTTCTTTTTCATATTCCTCAAGAAGGATTTCATAGAATCTCCGGCGTGCTGCTGCATCAAGTCCTATATATGGTTCGTCAAAAATGGTAATTGGGGCTTTACTCGATAAGCCAACAATTATTCCAAGTGCTGACTCCATCCCTTTTGATAACGTTTTTACTTTTGCTTTTTTATCTAAACCATATATTTTAACAAGTTCCTCTGCCAGGTCCGGGTCCCAGGTTGGGTAAAACATGGAATAAATACATAAGACATTCTTTATGGATAAATCCCTCTTAAAATTATTGCCTTCCTTAATTAAACAAATTGATTCGATAAGATGTTGATTGTCAAATGGATTTTCATTATTAATCGTAATTTCACCACTAGTTGCAAGGATGTGGCCAGCTAATATTTCCATAAATGTTGTCTTACCAGCACCATTTCGACCAAGTAATCCGTATATCTTTGGCTCAAGAATTGAAAATGAAACATGGTCAAGGGCATATTTATCTTTATACTTTTTCGTAAGATCCTTTACACTAATTTCCATTACTATCAGCCTCCTTGTTTATCATTGCAATCAAATCTTCTTTATCAATCCGCAGCTTTCTTGCCTCGCTCTTAATCGGTAAAATAAAATTTTCATAAAATGTTTCTTGGTGTTTTTGGATCAAAAGTTCTTTAGCATTTTCAGTAACAAACATACCCACACCCCTTTTTTTAAACAGAATGTTTTCATTCACCAATTCATTTATCCCCTTCGCCGCTGTCGCTGGATTGATTTGATAAAAACTGGCAAACTCATTCGTTGAAGGTACACGTTCCATCGCTTTGACATTACCACTAATAATCGAGTCCTCTAGTTGTTCTTTAATTTGCAAAAATATAGGTTTATTTTCATCAAGTGTATTTTTCATGTTCAACCCCCGGTTAACCAGTTAGTTACCTATGTAACTAACCATATAACTAAACATAAATAAAGTCAATCTTTTTTTAATAGTACTGCCCCCTTTCGTGATGGTACACTAACAATTTTGCCCCAGCGTTAAACATATTTTAATTTTTACCTTATCAATATAAAAAGAGCTTGGAATTCCTCCAAACTCTTTCTCAGCCTTTTTCCAGTATTCCGCTCATCGGGCTTTTTTCTGTCCAAATGTAGTACTCGTTGCCATTGGTAGTGACTGTGATATTCCCATAAACAGCTGTGGAAAAGATAAGGGCATTAACCTTATATAGATTTTCAATAACATCTTCAACTGGGTGACCATAATCATTTTGTTTACTATAGGTCAAGATTGCAATCTCTGGATTGGCCTTTTTTAAAAAATCCAATGAACTGCTCGTACGACTACCATGGTGTGCAATTTTAATGATTTCAGATTGAAGACCCCCTGACTTTATAATTTCCTTCTCCTGCTCTTTTCTAATATCACCCATAAATAAGAAATCCATTTCCTTATACGTAACCTTCAATGCAATTGATGACTCATTATTAGTACGAAATGGTTCATAGGTATTCAAAACACGAATTTTCAGTGCTGGGTCAAGTTTAATCAATTGATCCTTTTTTGCTATTTCAACCGGGATATTTTGTTTTGCTATTTGATTAATATATTTTCGGTATGTGTTTGTCGTGTAGAGTTTTCCAGAATCGAGGATCTGATCAATTTTGGTGGATTTCATTACCTTGGTAAGTCCACCAATATGGTCAATATCCGGATGGGTAACAATAAGTAAATTAATGGTTTGGATTTGCTGCTGTTCAAGGAAGTCCACTATTTCACCACCAGAATTAGGTGTTCCCCCATCAATTAATATGGTTTTGTTCTCCGGTGTTTGTATTAAAATGCAGTCTCCCTGCCCAACATCAATGAAATGAACCTCCATATTCTGTTGTTGTTCCGCATGAATGGAGTCGACAGGCTGAATCATTAAAATGATAAATAGTAACACAAAAACAAACCAAGTATACTTTCCCATCAACGACATCCTTTCCTACCTTATTTTTTCCAAGTTTTTCGTTTTATATTTTTCCCTTTATTTTTCTCCTATGTTCGATAATTATGAGCTATTAAATAAAAAAAGCTGCTGGTTCAAAATTGAACCAGCAGCTTTCTATGGTTTTTCTGTGATTATGCCTTACTAACAACGATTTGATCTTCAACTAAATCAACATGGACATGGTCGACAGTTTCATCTTCAAGCAATAGATCAGTTAATTGGTCTTCAATTTTGTCTTGAATTACCCGACGAAGAGGCCGTGCACCGAATCGTTTATCATAGCCAAGTCTTACTAATTCACGTTTTGCGGATTCAGTAATCTCAACTGATAATTGATTGTCATCTAATGTTTGTTCAAGATCAGTAAGCATTAAGTCGACAATTTGCAATAAGTTATCTTCAGATAATTCATTGAATGAGATGATGGAATCAAACCGATTTAAGAATTCCGGTTTAAAATATGCGCTTAGGTTTTCAAGTGTCGTTACAGCTTCATGTTCGCTATTAAAGCCTACTTGTATTTGTTTCTCTCCTGTCCCAGCGTTACTCGTCATAATAATGACTGTTTCTTTAAAGCTTACAGTACGACCATGGGAATCGGTTAAATGACCATCCTCCATGATTTGCAGGAACATGTTTTGTACATCCGGATGTGCCTTTTCAATTTCATCAAGTAACAGAATAGAATATGGGTTACGGCGTACTTTCTCGGTTAATTGTCCTGCTTCTTCATGGCCAACATAGCCGGGAGGTGAGCCGATAATTTTAGACACGGCGTGTTTCTCCATATATTCACTCATGTCCAGACGAATCAGAGAATCACGTGAACCAAACAGTTCATTTGCAAGTGCTCTTGTTAATTCGGTTTTACCAACACCAGTTGGACCAACGAATAAGAATGAACCAATAGGACGATATTTGGACTTAAGTCCTGCCCGGCTCCGGCGAATCGCTTTCGCTACCTTATCTACCGCTTGCTCTTGTCCAATTACATTTTCCTTTAAGTTAGCAGCAATATTTTTCATTTTTTCCTGCTCATCTTTTTGGAGCTTTGTAACAGGAATACCCGTTTTTTCTTCAACAATTAACAGGATGTCCTCTACTCCAACTTCCGTAATTTGTGCTTCATTTTTCGCCTTTTCAAGTTGTTTTTGTAATTGAATTTCTTGATAACGTAGATTCGCTGCCCGTTCATAGTTTTCTTCTTCAGCAGCTTTTTCTTTTTCATTAACAATTTCATCTAAGCGTTGTTGCAGCGAATCGGTATCCTTTTCCGTATTTGCTAAATTTAATCGGGATCCAACTTCATCCATTAGATCAATAGCTTTGTCTGGTAAGAACCGATCTTGAATATAGCGACCGGAAAGTGTTACAAAAGCACGAATTGCTTCATCAGAATAACTCACTTCATGGAACTTTTCGTAACGATCTTTAATCCCATTTAGTATTTGGATTGCTTCTTCTTGAGAAGGCTCTTTTACAATAATTGGCTGGAAGCGTCGTTCTAGAGCAGCATCCTTCTCAATTTTACGATATTCCTTTAGAGTTGTTGCACCAATTAATTGCAATTCCCCTCGTGCTAATGCAGGTTTTAAGATATTTCCCGCGTCCATTTGTGAGCTTTCTGCTGTACCTGCTCCAACTAGTAAATGAATTTCGTCAACGAATAGAATTACATTCTTCCTTGTTTGTAATTCCTGAACTAATTGTTTCATTCGTTCTTCAAATTGCCCACGCATGCTAGTATTAGCTACTAGTGACGCTACATCTAAAATATATATTTCTTTGTTAGCTAATTTAGTCGGTACATTTCCTTCAACGACTTTTAATGCTAAACCTTCTGCTATTGCTGTTTTACCAACACCCGGTTCACCAATTAGAACTGGGTTGTTTTTATTCCGTCTATTTAATGTTTCAATTACTCGTTTTACTTCTTGATCTCGTCCAATTACTGGATCGATTAATCCTGCACGTGCCGCATTAGATAAGTTCTTTCCTAAGTTATCTAATAAACCATTTCCTTGTTTTTGTCCGGTCTTTGTTCCAACATTTGATGCACCATTACCCTGTGCAAAGTTTTCCTTAAATGAATCTTGCTGATTCTGGTTAAATCCTGAACCAGAAAAGAAACCATTTGAGTTGATTAATTTCCCTTGCAATTCTTGAAAGCATTGATTGCACAAATGCATTTTCACTTTTTCATTATTTAATTGCATCATTACATTTATATCAGCCGGACGAATACCACATTGTTGACATTGCATTAGCAATTCCTCCTTAATAAATATCAAAACACAAGGCCTTTTGACTTTGACTAACTTTGACCTTTGACTTCATTATACTCTGACCAATTTTGACTTTCAAGTGGTTTGATCAATTTTTTTAAAAAAATTAGGCACTGACTTATTATCCATGAATACTATAATTTAGAAATATGGATAAGGGAGAGGAATTTTTATGTATTACAATCGCCCAGATCAGCACTGGCAAAACTGGAATCGCAGAATAACAATAGAAGAAGCTATGAATATTGCTTCTGAACAGGTTCCAGGTCAAATAGTTAAGGTCGAATTAGATACAAAATATGGAGCCTGGATTTATGAAGTAGATATCATTACCCCTCAAGGAATGGAATATGAAGTAGAAGTTGACGTTAATACCAGCGGAATAATCAGCGTAAAACCGGATTAATAAAAAACACTTGGACCAATAATTGATCCAAGTGTTTTCTCTTTGTTAATTTACCTGCTTTTCTTTCTGACGCAATTCAATACGACGAATTTTTCCTGATGTTGTTTTTGGAAGATCCTCGATAAATTCAATTTTGCGCGGGTATTTATATGGTGCTGTTAATTGTTTTACATGATCCTGTAATTCTTTGACCAAATCTGGATTATTTTTGTCTACATTTCCTTGTAATACAACGAACGCTTTGACAATATTACCACGAATTTCATGAGGACTGGCAACTACTGCACATTCCTGCACATACGGGTGCTTAACCAGGGCATCTTCCACTTCAAAGGGCCCGATTGTATAACCGGAACTTATGATAATATCATCACTACGCCCTTCAAACCAGAAATACCCGTCCTCATCTTTGGATGCCTGATCCCCTGTCACATAATAATCGCCGCGCTGCGAAATTTTTGTCCGTTCACTATCCTTATAATACTCCTTAAATAAAGCAGGGCAATCCAACTTGACTGCAATATCACCAATTTCGTTTACTGCGACAGGCTTTCCATCTTCATCAATTACGTCGACATCATTCCCCGGTGTTGGTTTACCCATAGAGCCAGGCCTAACTTCCATATCCTTCATTACCCCAAGCAATAAAGTGTTTTCTGTTTGACCATAGCCATCACGAACAGTCACATTAAAATAATTGTTAAATGTATCAATAACTTCCCTATTTAATGGTTCACCTGCAGAAACAGCACTATGTAACGCAGGTAACTGATAATCGTTCAGATTGTCCACCTTTGCCATCAGCCGGTATTCGGTTGGTGTACAGCACAGCACGTTAATATCATGATCACTTAATAATTGAAGGTAGGTTTTTGGATCAAACTTTCCATGATAGATGAATCCCGTTGCTCCTGATCCAAGAACAGATAAAAATGGACTCCATATCCACTTTTGCCACCCCGGACCCGCGGTTGCCCAAACCTTGTCACCATCATTAATACACAGCCAATTTTCGGACGCAGTTTTAAGATGGGCAA
This Virgibacillus phasianinus DNA region includes the following protein-coding sequences:
- the recX gene encoding recombination regulator RecX translates to MKKITRITTQQKRKNRFNIFLDDGHGEKYGFSVDEAVLIEYKLRKNLELTDSMIETLIQKDDVHKSYTLTINFLSYRMRTKKEIHDYLIKKEVDEEPIKQIMDRLTSEGLLDDAMFADAFVRTRIQTSIKGPMLVKKELMEKGVSQQIAAKAIELYTFDVQLEKTNKWINKKLNKQGRESFKKQLQQLQGTLMQKGFEQDVIKEAIADLGDEKDDGAEWEAIKKHGEKLISKHKAKLTGFHLQNKVKEGLYRKGFTMEMINDFLDEAECE
- a CDS encoding TIGR01777 family oxidoreductase, which gives rise to MNILITGGTGFVGSHLTEALTKENHHVYILTRYPDNYENTKQITYIAYDYYVRDLPAIHTVINLAGDTLFGYWTTEKKTNIMKSRTEVTQHVIEMMQQMEKKPEVFISASAIGFYGTSEDLIFTENTTEHGEDFLSSVAVAWETTAMQAADEMHIRTVCTRFGIILGEKGALSYMTVPIKMFAGGKIGKGEQWMSWVHIEDVVNSITFCMQNEHIEGPVNVTAPNPKRNKEFTKILTKVLNRPNWFTTPAPLVRTAMGEMSELMTKGQYVLPGKLNEHKYQFSYPYLQNALQEINLHKKPKKMSQSQ
- a CDS encoding GNAT family N-acetyltransferase; this encodes MLKKRDLFEAPALFDLLKHKEVYPYVRHKAETSDEFYFITKQTVEAEEKGELISRTILDEFQHPIGTINLYDIQDQHGFLATWIGQPYFGKGYNKRAKELFFEELFFQHDIKGIFMKIRKTNIRSLKAILKIPYVSLGNTVYPEVYQAINQENDVYELFVISKEHYLSYHQFLTPSETEGGEEVS
- a CDS encoding YfhE family protein — its product is MKGKTKGESSTLGNLNKTQEVLYQKEFNRANKVYQQLSQKSNRS
- a CDS encoding ABC transporter ATP-binding protein; translated protein: MEISVKDLTKKYKDKYALDHVSFSILEPKIYGLLGRNGAGKTTFMEILAGHILATSGEITINNENPFDNQHLIESICLIKEGNNFKRDLSIKNVLCIYSMFYPTWDPDLAEELVKIYGLDKKAKVKTLSKGMESALGIIVGLSSKAPITIFDEPYIGLDAAARRRFYEILLEEYEKEKRIIIFSTHLIDEVSLLFEEILIIQDGRLILREEADVLRHSTCAVTGSIQQVEAFSKDKKVLNKKELAGMMTAFVYCRKEEAVAEGLKAEGIPVQELMIHLTENKGA
- a CDS encoding GntR family transcriptional regulator; this encodes MKNTLDENKPIFLQIKEQLEDSIISGNVKAMERVPSTNEFASFYQINPATAAKGINELVNENILFKKRGVGMFVTENAKELLIQKHQETFYENFILPIKSEARKLRIDKEDLIAMINKEADSNGN
- a CDS encoding ComEC/Rec2 family competence protein yields the protein MGKYTWFVFVLLFIILMIQPVDSIHAEQQQNMEVHFIDVGQGDCILIQTPENKTILIDGGTPNSGGEIVDFLEQQQIQTINLLIVTHPDIDHIGGLTKVMKSTKIDQILDSGKLYTTNTYRKYINQIAKQNIPVEIAKKDQLIKLDPALKIRVLNTYEPFRTNNESSIALKVTYKEMDFLFMGDIRKEQEKEIIKSGGLQSEIIKIAHHGSRTSSSLDFLKKANPEIAILTYSKQNDYGHPVEDVIENLYKVNALIFSTAVYGNITVTTNGNEYYIWTEKSPMSGILEKG
- a CDS encoding ATP-dependent Clp protease ATP-binding subunit, which codes for MQCQQCGIRPADINVMMQLNNEKVKMHLCNQCFQELQGKLINSNGFFSGSGFNQNQQDSFKENFAQGNGASNVGTKTGQKQGNGLLDNLGKNLSNAARAGLIDPVIGRDQEVKRVIETLNRRNKNNPVLIGEPGVGKTAIAEGLALKVVEGNVPTKLANKEIYILDVASLVANTSMRGQFEERMKQLVQELQTRKNVILFVDEIHLLVGAGTAESSQMDAGNILKPALARGELQLIGATTLKEYRKIEKDAALERRFQPIIVKEPSQEEAIQILNGIKDRYEKFHEVSYSDEAIRAFVTLSGRYIQDRFLPDKAIDLMDEVGSRLNLANTEKDTDSLQQRLDEIVNEKEKAAEEENYERAANLRYQEIQLQKQLEKAKNEAQITEVGVEDILLIVEEKTGIPVTKLQKDEQEKMKNIAANLKENVIGQEQAVDKVAKAIRRSRAGLKSKYRPIGSFLFVGPTGVGKTELTRALANELFGSRDSLIRLDMSEYMEKHAVSKIIGSPPGYVGHEEAGQLTEKVRRNPYSILLLDEIEKAHPDVQNMFLQIMEDGHLTDSHGRTVSFKETVIIMTSNAGTGEKQIQVGFNSEHEAVTTLENLSAYFKPEFLNRFDSIISFNELSEDNLLQIVDLMLTDLEQTLDDNQLSVEITESAKRELVRLGYDKRFGARPLRRVIQDKIEDQLTDLLLEDETVDHVHVDLVEDQIVVSKA
- a CDS encoding PepSY domain-containing protein yields the protein MYYNRPDQHWQNWNRRITIEEAMNIASEQVPGQIVKVELDTKYGAWIYEVDIITPQGMEYEVEVDVNTSGIISVKPD
- the mbcS gene encoding acyl-CoA synthetase MbcS — encoded protein: MNREDLLAPEDYNIVMEMERFATDPTRKALIWQDDAGQKEEITYSELMKNVNKIGNAFLENGLKKGDKLLIMVPRLIKAYEVYLAALKTGIIIIPSSEMLKEKDLQYRISHGEVSGVVSYFPFVDQYKQIKEYDSLVRFVVGEPAEGWLHLEALMEDSSEQLEMAKTKSDDIAFLPYTSGTTGNPKGVVHTHGWGFAHLKTASENWLCINDGDKVWATAGPGWQKWIWSPFLSVLGSGATGFIYHGKFDPKTYLQLLSDHDINVLCCTPTEYRLMAKVDNLNDYQLPALHSAVSAGEPLNREVIDTFNNYFNVTVRDGYGQTENTLLLGVMKDMEVRPGSMGKPTPGNDVDVIDEDGKPVAVNEIGDIAVKLDCPALFKEYYKDSERTKISQRGDYYVTGDQASKDEDGYFWFEGRSDDIIISSGYTIGPFEVEDALVKHPYVQECAVVASPHEIRGNIVKAFVVLQGNVDKNNPDLVKELQDHVKQLTAPYKYPRKIEFIEDLPKTTSGKIRRIELRQKEKQVN